In Halomarina salina, one DNA window encodes the following:
- a CDS encoding TRAM domain-containing protein: MEISEKLLCLFSADVSSEGDRYLVEVPRREIETGSIESGQTYRVALIATGEESEAESTTSQPETAPGEPQPPVESGEIRYVEVEDLGKQGDGIARVERGYVIIVPDAEVGERVKIEVTEVKSNFAVGEIID, encoded by the coding sequence ATGGAAATCTCAGAGAAACTCCTGTGTCTGTTTAGTGCGGACGTCTCCTCGGAGGGCGACCGCTATCTCGTCGAGGTACCGCGCCGCGAGATCGAAACCGGGTCGATAGAGTCGGGCCAGACCTACCGCGTCGCGCTCATCGCGACGGGCGAGGAGAGCGAGGCGGAGTCGACGACGTCGCAACCGGAGACCGCACCCGGCGAACCCCAGCCACCGGTCGAGAGCGGCGAGATTCGGTACGTCGAGGTCGAGGACCTGGGGAAACAGGGTGACGGCATCGCCCGTGTCGAACGGGGCTACGTCATCATCGTCCCCGACGCGGAGGTCGGCGAACGGGTGAAGATCGAAGTGACCGAAGTGAAGTCGAACTTCGCCGTCGGCGAGATCATCGACTAA
- a CDS encoding NfeD family protein, with the protein MDVLQLGEIFGLSVPVLLLLAGTGLIVAEAALPGAHFVVLGIALLLAGLVGLVVGTTAFGLLVMTLTLMIAGAATFFAFREFDVYGSGGSGRTRDSDSLKGTTGRVTERVTKTDGEVKLDAGGFNPYYRARAMDSDIPVGTEVMVVDPGGGNVITVEPVESIGEDPIDRELRRDRERKSSGGDHSSDRSGEDRDRDGEREMA; encoded by the coding sequence ATGGACGTCCTCCAGCTCGGGGAGATATTCGGCCTCTCGGTCCCGGTGTTGCTGTTGCTCGCCGGGACCGGTCTCATCGTCGCGGAGGCCGCGCTCCCGGGTGCGCACTTCGTGGTGCTCGGCATCGCACTGCTCCTCGCCGGTCTGGTCGGCCTCGTTGTCGGGACGACGGCGTTCGGCCTGCTGGTGATGACGCTGACGCTGATGATAGCGGGCGCGGCGACGTTCTTCGCGTTCCGCGAGTTCGACGTGTACGGGAGCGGCGGCAGCGGTCGGACCCGCGACTCCGACTCGCTGAAGGGGACGACGGGTCGGGTCACCGAACGCGTCACGAAGACGGACGGCGAGGTGAAACTCGACGCGGGCGGCTTCAACCCGTACTACCGCGCTCGGGCGATGGACAGCGACATCCCGGTCGGCACCGAGGTGATGGTCGTCGACCCCGGCGGTGGCAACGTCATCACCGTCGAACCGGTCGAGTCCATCGGCGAGGACCCCATCGACCGCGAACTGCGTCGCGACCGGGAACGCAAGTCGAGTGGCGGTGACCACTCGTCGGACCGCAGCGGAGAGGACCGCGACCGGGACGGCGAGCGCGAGATGGCCTGA
- the metG gene encoding methionine--tRNA ligase, which yields MSHDAFPTEETAVVTCGLPYANGDLHIGHLRGNIGADVYARALRRLGQQTAYVCGSDMHGTPIAVNAEQEGVDPEAFALRYHEQYEETFDGFNVDFQNYGHTREPSNVELTQEIVRTLDDRGYVYEKEILVAWDPIEEQPLPDRYVEGTCPYCGEKARGDECDEGCGRHLEPGEVEDPVSTVTGNPAEYRERTHKFFELSAFQEYLQGFIDRLEGTSNARNQPREWIEGELQDWCITRDLDWGIDYPEEGTDLVLYVWVDAPIEYIASTKEYSERVGRDTYDWEQVWKESGEIVHVIGPDIIQHHTVFWPAMLHGADYVEPRAVMASGFVTLGDKGFSTSRNRAVWAQEYLDEGLDPDALRYYLASQSGFQQDLDFSWERFQEKVNSDLVGTVGNFVYRSLLFAERNYEGTPEVDVSDDVRHRIESAIDDFAAGVNDYSVRKVGDAATDLARFGNEYIQRNEPWKLTDEDPEEAAQVIRDCVQVVKAIAVLFQPIAPGAADRVWAQLNEEGSVADATLDDALRAPPASFGEPTELFEKIEDDRVEELNEKLESRVEPAEEEAAEGRDETDDTANSDETVDVHEDVESLTEERISFDDFQALDLRVGEIVSAEPVEGADKLLKLSVDIGVETRQVVAGLRQLHDVDSLPGTRVVLVANMEQAELFGVESNGMVLAAGEEADLLTTHGDSPLGTKVR from the coding sequence ATGAGCCACGACGCATTCCCGACGGAGGAGACGGCCGTCGTCACCTGCGGGCTGCCGTACGCCAACGGCGACCTCCACATCGGTCACCTCCGAGGTAACATCGGCGCGGACGTCTACGCCCGCGCGCTCCGACGACTCGGCCAGCAGACGGCGTACGTCTGCGGGTCGGACATGCACGGCACGCCCATCGCGGTCAACGCCGAGCAGGAGGGCGTCGACCCCGAGGCGTTCGCCCTGCGCTACCACGAGCAGTACGAGGAGACGTTCGACGGGTTCAACGTCGACTTCCAGAACTACGGCCACACCCGCGAACCGTCGAACGTCGAACTCACGCAGGAGATCGTCCGGACGCTCGACGACCGCGGCTACGTCTACGAGAAGGAGATTCTCGTCGCGTGGGACCCCATCGAGGAGCAACCGCTGCCCGACCGCTACGTCGAGGGGACCTGCCCGTACTGCGGGGAGAAGGCCCGCGGCGACGAGTGCGACGAGGGGTGTGGTCGCCACCTCGAACCCGGCGAGGTCGAAGACCCCGTCTCGACGGTCACCGGTAACCCCGCGGAGTACCGCGAACGCACCCACAAGTTCTTCGAACTGTCGGCGTTCCAGGAGTACCTCCAGGGGTTCATCGACCGCCTCGAAGGCACCTCGAACGCCCGCAACCAGCCCCGCGAGTGGATAGAGGGCGAGTTACAGGACTGGTGTATCACCCGCGACCTCGACTGGGGCATCGACTACCCGGAGGAGGGAACCGACCTCGTGCTGTACGTCTGGGTCGACGCGCCAATCGAGTACATCGCCTCGACGAAGGAGTACTCGGAGCGGGTCGGCCGCGACACGTACGACTGGGAGCAGGTGTGGAAGGAGTCGGGCGAGATCGTCCACGTCATCGGCCCGGACATCATCCAGCACCACACCGTCTTCTGGCCCGCGATGCTCCACGGCGCGGACTACGTCGAACCGCGCGCCGTCATGGCAAGCGGGTTCGTCACGCTCGGCGACAAGGGATTCTCCACGTCGCGCAACCGCGCCGTCTGGGCGCAGGAGTACCTCGACGAGGGCCTCGACCCGGACGCGCTCCGGTACTACCTCGCCAGCCAGAGCGGGTTCCAGCAGGACCTCGACTTCTCGTGGGAGCGGTTCCAGGAGAAGGTCAACAGCGACCTCGTCGGCACCGTCGGCAACTTCGTCTACCGCTCGCTGCTGTTCGCCGAGCGCAACTACGAGGGCACCCCGGAGGTCGACGTGAGCGACGACGTTCGCCACCGCATCGAGTCGGCCATCGACGACTTCGCGGCGGGCGTCAACGACTACTCCGTCCGAAAGGTCGGCGACGCCGCCACGGACCTCGCGCGGTTCGGTAACGAGTACATCCAGCGCAACGAGCCCTGGAAGCTCACCGACGAGGACCCCGAGGAGGCCGCACAGGTCATCCGCGACTGCGTGCAGGTCGTCAAGGCCATCGCGGTCCTGTTCCAGCCGATCGCGCCCGGCGCGGCCGACCGCGTCTGGGCGCAGTTGAACGAAGAGGGCTCCGTGGCCGACGCGACGCTCGACGACGCGTTGCGCGCGCCGCCCGCGTCGTTCGGCGAACCGACGGAGCTGTTCGAGAAGATAGAGGACGACCGCGTCGAGGAACTCAACGAGAAGCTCGAATCGCGCGTCGAACCGGCCGAGGAGGAGGCGGCCGAGGGCCGCGACGAGACGGACGACACGGCCAACTCCGACGAGACGGTGGACGTCCACGAGGACGTCGAGTCGCTGACCGAGGAGCGCATCTCGTTCGACGACTTCCAGGCGCTCGACCTGCGCGTCGGTGAAATCGTCTCCGCCGAACCCGTCGAGGGCGCGGACAAACTGCTGAAGCTCTCGGTGGACATCGGCGTCGAGACGCGGCAGGTCGTCGCGGGACTCCGCCAGCTCCACGACGTCGACTCCCTGCCGGGGACGCGCGTCGTCCTCGTCGCCAACATGGAGCAGGCGGAACTGTTCGGCGTCGAGTCCAACGGGATGGTGCTGGCGGCGGGCGAGGAGGCGGACCTGCTGACCACCCACGGCGACTCGCCGCTCGGGACGAAGGTCCGGTAG
- a CDS encoding LiaF transmembrane domain-containing protein: protein MNVRRITGQTVLGGAIILLGLLLLADTTGTVDTSDLLLYTPSLFVLVGGYALVRSRFQNLFGPVLVVAVAATAQVVALGWATGDDLVVFWPLLVVLFGVSVLAGRMRSRVAESDGAYVDAFAMFGGVERRATGDAFTGANLTALFGGTELDLRDATPVERPVRVTATALFGGVDVVVPRDWRVEVDVLPVFGAAEDDRPRRAEEHDEVDLVVTGFAAFGGVSVSD from the coding sequence ATGAACGTCCGACGTATAACTGGGCAGACTGTACTGGGTGGCGCGATTATCCTCCTCGGACTGCTCCTGCTGGCCGACACGACGGGGACGGTCGACACGAGCGACCTCCTCCTGTACACTCCCTCGCTGTTCGTGCTCGTCGGCGGCTACGCGCTCGTCCGAAGTCGGTTCCAGAACCTGTTCGGACCGGTTCTCGTCGTCGCCGTCGCGGCGACGGCGCAGGTCGTCGCCCTCGGCTGGGCCACCGGTGACGACCTCGTGGTGTTCTGGCCGCTGCTGGTGGTGCTGTTCGGCGTCTCGGTGCTCGCCGGCCGGATGCGCTCTCGCGTCGCCGAGTCCGACGGCGCGTACGTCGACGCGTTCGCCATGTTCGGGGGCGTCGAGCGCCGGGCGACCGGCGACGCGTTCACCGGCGCGAACCTGACCGCGCTGTTCGGCGGGACGGAACTCGACCTGCGGGACGCGACGCCGGTCGAACGGCCGGTTCGCGTCACCGCGACGGCGCTGTTCGGTGGCGTCGACGTCGTCGTCCCGCGCGACTGGCGCGTCGAGGTGGACGTGCTGCCCGTCTTCGGCGCGGCCGAGGACGACCGCCCGCGCCGCGCGGAGGAACACGACGAGGTCGACCTCGTCGTCACCGGCTTCGCCGCCTTCGGTGGCGTGAGCGTCAGCGACTGA
- a CDS encoding winged helix-turn-helix transcriptional regulator encodes MTGESGSGVDEEKRATLRRFAALGAAGPLARLSDATGNESPARDAIAGYLSTTPGAHFSKIRDDLSLGTGETQHHLRRLVDAGAVESFKDGEYRRYVPANRFSTFEKRALGYLRRETPRGMLVALLRDPDATGSDLAAALDVSRPTVSKYAKKLDTAGLLSREDGYAVERPEIVLTLLVRYADSFGDDATRLADDAASLFTYDP; translated from the coding sequence GTGACTGGCGAGTCGGGTAGTGGCGTCGACGAGGAGAAACGCGCCACCCTCAGACGATTCGCGGCGCTCGGAGCGGCCGGGCCGCTCGCTCGCCTCTCGGACGCCACCGGCAACGAGAGCCCCGCCCGCGACGCCATCGCGGGCTACCTCTCGACGACGCCCGGCGCACACTTCTCGAAGATACGAGACGACCTCTCGCTCGGCACCGGCGAGACCCAGCACCACCTGCGACGGCTGGTCGACGCCGGTGCCGTCGAGTCGTTCAAGGACGGCGAGTACCGCCGCTACGTCCCGGCGAACCGCTTCTCGACGTTCGAGAAGCGGGCGCTGGGCTACCTCCGCCGGGAGACGCCCCGCGGGATGCTCGTCGCCCTCCTGCGCGACCCGGACGCGACGGGCAGCGACCTCGCCGCGGCGCTCGACGTCTCGCGACCGACGGTGAGCAAGTACGCGAAGAAACTCGACACGGCGGGTCTGCTGAGTCGGGAGGACGGCTACGCGGTCGAACGACCCGAAATCGTCCTCACGCTACTCGTGCGCTACGCGGACTCGTTCGGCGACGACGCGACCCGACTCGCCGACGACGCGGCGTCGCTGTTCACCTACGACCCGTAG
- a CDS encoding DUF7123 family protein, with translation MSASAEPTTTMSEKQRRIASFLEENATTQTYFKSRLIGDELGMSAKEVGANMRAVREASALSIEKWGYSSGTTWKVTA, from the coding sequence ATGAGTGCGAGCGCGGAGCCGACCACCACGATGAGCGAGAAACAGCGGCGCATCGCGAGCTTCCTCGAGGAGAACGCGACCACACAGACGTACTTCAAGTCGCGACTCATCGGCGACGAACTCGGGATGAGCGCGAAGGAGGTCGGCGCGAACATGCGCGCCGTCCGCGAGGCCAGCGCGCTCTCCATCGAGAAGTGGGGCTACTCCTCCGGGACGACGTGGAAGGTCACCGCGTAA
- a CDS encoding DUF7537 family lipoprotein: MRTRQVQRALPVIAVALLLLTAGCSFGGGDSTPTNGTATDGDTATTAGPATTTTEAVSLAGVEDGRVVDAAALADAHRQALAASSFETRRVQNASVVVSTGPNTSQVTRTTNLVQVVAEEGARPYRFRQSDSAVGFELQAWGNDSTRVFRALQGQEVVRAPSVGEPDPVTGVVSRNTVAGYLRAGNFTVAGSETVNGTTFVTLEADELAVENDSDLFVAGSSNYRNYSSTVVVDEDGVVRALDVSATYELRGERHDLSVSFEVLRLGTVTVEQPEWARRALAAATETDDPVGTGTPAPTGTPA; the protein is encoded by the coding sequence ATGCGTACTCGACAGGTGCAGCGTGCCCTCCCGGTCATCGCGGTGGCACTCCTGCTCCTCACCGCCGGGTGTTCGTTCGGTGGCGGTGACTCGACGCCGACGAACGGGACGGCGACGGACGGAGACACGGCGACGACGGCCGGACCGGCCACCACGACGACCGAGGCGGTCTCGCTGGCGGGCGTCGAGGACGGCCGCGTCGTCGACGCGGCGGCGCTGGCCGACGCTCACCGGCAGGCGCTCGCTGCCAGCAGTTTCGAGACGCGCCGCGTCCAGAACGCGAGCGTGGTGGTCTCGACGGGACCGAACACGTCGCAGGTCACGCGGACGACCAACCTCGTCCAGGTCGTCGCGGAGGAGGGGGCCCGCCCGTACCGGTTCCGCCAGTCCGACAGCGCGGTAGGGTTCGAACTCCAGGCGTGGGGGAACGACTCGACGCGCGTGTTCCGCGCCCTACAGGGTCAGGAGGTGGTCCGTGCACCTAGCGTCGGCGAACCGGACCCGGTCACCGGCGTCGTCTCGCGGAACACCGTCGCGGGGTACCTCCGGGCCGGGAACTTCACGGTCGCGGGCAGTGAGACGGTGAACGGGACGACGTTCGTCACGCTCGAAGCCGACGAACTGGCCGTCGAGAACGACTCGGACCTGTTCGTCGCCGGCTCCTCGAACTACCGGAACTACAGTTCGACCGTCGTCGTCGACGAGGACGGCGTCGTGCGGGCGCTGGACGTCTCGGCGACCTACGAACTGCGTGGGGAGCGCCACGACCTCTCGGTGTCGTTCGAGGTGCTGCGACTCGGGACCGTGACCGTCGAGCAACCGGAGTGGGCGCGGCGGGCGCTCGCAGCGGCGACCGAGACGGACGACCCCGTCGGCACCGGAACGCCCGCCCCGACGGGGACGCCGGCGTGA
- the mfnA gene encoding tyrosine decarboxylase MfnA, translated as MQRPEPQEFARVLSSMCTEPHPAARAAAERFLATNPGDPGTYEAVADLEREAVALLGEITRLSDPAGYVTSGGTEANVQAVRIARNRRRDDVDRPNVVVPDHAHFSFTKAADLLSVDLRRAPLDDDYRADTDAMAALVDEDTVGVVGVAGSTEYGRVDPIPALADLAADADALFHVDAAWGGFALPFTDHEWDFADAAVDTMTVDPHKLGQAVVPAGGLLARSPDLLDTLAVDTPYLESTGQVTLTGTRSGAGVASAVAAMEELWPDGYRSEYDRAQSLADWFTAELRERGYDVVDPHLPLVAVDLSPSTIDALREAGWRLSKTGSGEARVVVMPHVTRDALSSVLSDLDRLG; from the coding sequence ATGCAGCGGCCGGAACCGCAGGAGTTCGCGAGAGTGCTGTCGTCGATGTGCACCGAACCGCATCCAGCGGCGCGTGCGGCGGCCGAGCGCTTCCTCGCGACCAACCCCGGCGACCCCGGCACGTACGAGGCCGTCGCGGACCTCGAACGCGAGGCCGTCGCCCTGCTCGGCGAGATTACGCGCCTGTCGGACCCGGCCGGCTACGTCACCTCCGGCGGGACGGAGGCGAACGTCCAGGCGGTCCGCATCGCCCGGAACCGCAGGCGCGACGACGTCGACCGGCCGAACGTCGTCGTCCCCGACCACGCCCACTTCTCGTTCACCAAGGCGGCGGACCTGCTGAGCGTCGACCTCCGGCGAGCACCGCTCGACGACGACTATCGCGCCGACACCGACGCGATGGCCGCGCTCGTCGACGAGGACACCGTCGGCGTCGTCGGCGTCGCCGGGTCGACCGAGTACGGTCGCGTCGACCCCATCCCCGCCCTCGCCGACCTCGCGGCCGACGCGGACGCCCTGTTCCACGTCGACGCCGCGTGGGGCGGGTTCGCGCTCCCGTTCACCGACCACGAGTGGGACTTCGCGGACGCGGCCGTGGACACGATGACCGTCGACCCGCACAAACTCGGGCAGGCCGTGGTCCCCGCCGGCGGGTTGCTCGCCCGCTCGCCCGACCTGCTCGACACGCTGGCCGTCGACACCCCGTACCTCGAATCGACGGGACAGGTGACGCTCACCGGGACCCGTTCGGGAGCGGGCGTCGCCAGCGCCGTCGCGGCGATGGAGGAGCTGTGGCCGGACGGCTACCGCTCGGAGTACGACCGCGCCCAGTCGCTCGCCGACTGGTTCACCGCGGAACTCCGCGAGCGAGGGTACGACGTGGTCGACCCGCACCTCCCGCTGGTGGCCGTCGACCTCTCCCCGTCGACCATCGACGCCCTGCGCGAGGCGGGGTGGCGGCTGTCGAAGACGGGGAGCGGCGAGGCGCGCGTCGTCGTCATGCCACACGTCACGCGAGACGCGCTCTCGTCGGTCCTGTCGGACCTCGACCGCCTCGGGTAA
- a CDS encoding SPFH domain-containing protein — MSPVVPLQGASVVLTFVGLVVLLIAIAAVYSAIEIVQAYEKRAYTRFGEFQTLLEPGINFVWPFVSRTYAFDMRTQTLDVPRQEAITRDNSPVTADAVVYIKVMDAKKAFLEVDDYKRAVSNLAQTTLRAVLGDMELDDTLNKRQEINARIRKELDEPTDEWGVRVESVEVREVNPSADVQQAMEQQTSAERRRRAMILEAQGERRSAVESAEGEKQSNIIRAQGEKQSQILEAQGDAISTVLRAKSAESMGERAIIEKGMETLSDIGTSESTTFVLPQELTSLVGRYGKHLSGSDVATATNGSALDSLDFDSETREMLGLDDIEEILGQIDDAAEMDVEQMEQEAQAIKSGADTADIKDSNEVIDEMDAEMGGPEMDTPDDDTGANTAGTDAASTESGSSGGSESKDTEREPEPESE, encoded by the coding sequence ATGTCCCCCGTAGTGCCGCTACAAGGCGCGAGTGTGGTGCTCACCTTCGTCGGACTCGTGGTGTTGCTCATCGCCATCGCGGCGGTGTACAGCGCCATCGAGATCGTGCAGGCGTACGAGAAGCGCGCCTACACGCGATTCGGCGAGTTCCAGACCCTCCTCGAACCGGGTATCAACTTCGTCTGGCCGTTCGTCTCCCGGACGTACGCGTTCGACATGCGGACCCAGACGCTCGACGTGCCCCGACAGGAGGCCATCACGCGCGACAACTCGCCCGTCACCGCCGACGCCGTCGTCTACATCAAGGTGATGGACGCGAAGAAGGCGTTCCTCGAGGTCGACGACTACAAGCGCGCCGTCTCCAATCTCGCCCAGACCACCCTCCGTGCCGTGCTGGGCGACATGGAACTCGACGACACGCTGAACAAGCGCCAGGAGATCAACGCCCGCATCCGGAAGGAACTCGACGAACCCACCGACGAGTGGGGTGTCCGCGTCGAGTCCGTCGAGGTCCGGGAGGTCAACCCGAGCGCCGACGTCCAGCAGGCGATGGAACAGCAGACCTCCGCCGAGCGTCGTCGCCGTGCGATGATCCTCGAAGCGCAGGGTGAACGTCGCAGCGCCGTCGAGTCCGCGGAGGGTGAGAAGCAGTCGAACATCATCCGCGCGCAGGGTGAGAAGCAGAGCCAGATCCTCGAAGCGCAGGGTGACGCCATCTCGACCGTCCTCCGCGCGAAGTCCGCCGAATCGATGGGCGAACGCGCCATCATCGAGAAGGGGATGGAGACGCTCTCGGACATCGGGACCAGCGAGTCCACGACGTTCGTCCTCCCGCAGGAACTCACGTCGCTCGTCGGACGCTACGGCAAGCACCTCTCGGGCAGCGACGTGGCGACGGCGACGAACGGCAGCGCTCTCGACAGCCTCGACTTCGACAGCGAGACCCGCGAGATGCTCGGTCTCGACGACATCGAGGAGATTCTCGGGCAGATCGACGACGCCGCCGAGATGGACGTCGAGCAGATGGAACAGGAGGCCCAGGCCATCAAGTCCGGCGCCGACACCGCCGACATCAAGGACTCCAACGAGGTCATCGACGAGATGGATGCGGAGATGGGTGGACCGGAGATGGACACGCCGGACGACGACACCGGGGCTAACACCGCTGGTACCGACGCTGCCTCGACCGAGTCCGGTTCGTCCGGCGGCTCGGAATCGAAAGACACAGAGCGCGAACCCGAACCCGAGTCGGAGTAG
- a CDS encoding DUF7312 domain-containing protein: protein MSSDDEWRFATDEVGETATQDDRPDERTDERTVDGHADADRRQTGEGVLGRNDGEFADPEPQSVAAENVFFVVLGAMTMVGIIALLVV from the coding sequence ATGAGCAGCGACGACGAGTGGCGCTTCGCTACCGACGAGGTGGGCGAGACGGCCACGCAGGACGACAGGCCCGACGAGCGCACCGACGAGCGCACCGTGGACGGTCACGCTGACGCCGACCGACGGCAGACCGGCGAGGGCGTCCTCGGGCGCAACGACGGCGAGTTCGCGGACCCGGAACCGCAGTCGGTCGCCGCGGAGAACGTCTTCTTCGTCGTGCTCGGGGCGATGACGATGGTCGGCATCATCGCGCTCCTGGTCGTCTGA
- a CDS encoding YqaA family protein gives MALLTTIFQVLQSGLLEALEVAVETATGPAGLVIIAVYSFLIAIVLPLPSEVVLAAPLNLGLGEWGTLGIIMLVSGLGKAAGSVVALKIGNEAKEYGPITRALQRSRFDVVAWSERRTVEIARKWGYVGLALALCVPFFPDTLSIYAFTVLEEDYPKFAVATFVGSVGRLLVTLALIGLGIDIAAESGDLLQ, from the coding sequence GTGGCCCTGCTGACGACGATCTTCCAGGTACTCCAGAGCGGCCTGCTGGAGGCGCTCGAAGTCGCCGTCGAGACCGCGACCGGACCAGCAGGGCTCGTCATCATCGCCGTCTACTCGTTCCTCATCGCCATCGTCCTCCCGCTGCCGAGCGAGGTCGTCCTCGCCGCGCCGCTGAACCTCGGGCTCGGGGAGTGGGGGACCCTCGGCATCATCATGCTCGTCAGTGGCCTCGGGAAGGCCGCCGGGAGCGTCGTCGCGCTGAAGATCGGGAACGAGGCGAAGGAGTACGGTCCCATCACCCGCGCGCTCCAGCGCTCGCGGTTCGACGTGGTGGCGTGGTCCGAACGCCGGACCGTCGAGATCGCCCGCAAGTGGGGCTACGTCGGCCTCGCGCTGGCGCTCTGCGTCCCGTTCTTCCCGGACACGCTCTCCATCTACGCGTTCACCGTCCTCGAAGAGGACTACCCGAAGTTCGCCGTCGCCACGTTCGTCGGGAGCGTCGGCCGACTGCTCGTCACGCTGGCGCTGATCGGCCTCGGTATCGACATCGCGGCGGAGAGCGGTGATCTCCTGCAGTAA